Genomic window (Helianthus annuus cultivar XRQ/B chromosome 3, HanXRQr2.0-SUNRISE, whole genome shotgun sequence):
TGGTTTTCGTGGCGGGTTTGATGAAGCAAAAGAGGCGAAACCCGAGTTTGTTGAACAAAGTTTGGAAGTTGATGATGCGTGTTTGATCAGGCAGCCTTCGTTGTCGTGTTGGTCGAATTTGCCTATCGAATTAGCACCGTCGGGTTCGGTTAAAGAGAAGATGAAGATAGATGATCATCAAGATGAATTGGATGAAGATGCATCAATGAAACAGTCGTTTGACTTTCGGTCAACGTCTCAACGATCATTAAAAGATGGTGAAAATTTTCCAAATAGTTGTTTGTTAGATAGAAgaaaaaagggtaaaaagggttgGTTACAAAAACTAAACGTTATGGCTCATTTGATTGATCATCAAGAACCAACCGCAACGATTTCGGATGGTGTTACGTGTAACCGGGAGATTCTCGTGCAGACCCACAAAAAGAAATCGAAAGAGTTATCGTCGGTTTACGCCACACAAGAGTTTCCAGCGCATACCGGGTCTATTTCAGCCCTTAAGTTTAGTCACGATGGTAGATACTTGGCGAGTGCGGGGCTTGATGGTGTTGTGCGTGTTTGGGCGGTTCATGAACAGGAGGATACGAAAGAATATGACATTGTGGGAAACGATTCGTCGGTTTACTTTTCAACGAATCATCTCTCTGAATTGGCCCCTATCAAAGTGGATAAAGAGAAGCATCGAAAGATCAAGAAATCATCGGAACTGACTTGCGTTATTCTGCCGCCGAAAGTGTTTAGAATCTTGGAGAAACCGATACACGAGTTCCATGGTCACACCGGCGAAATCTTGGCCCTTTCGTGGTCGAAAAAAGGGGTTAGTAACTTAGTATTTAGTAACTTTGTATATTGTAACATGTTTATAAATCTTGTATTGCATTGCAAAATCTTGAACATGTGTTTTGAACTCTATGTTGCAGTATCTTCTGTCATCATCGGTTGATAAAACGGTTCGGTTATGGCAAATCGGACACGGTGAATGCCTCAAAGTGTTTATGCATAACAATTTCGGTTAGTTTGTTTCCAGATTCCTGTTTTTTAAGATTGATTTCGCATTTCTATCTTTTTGTTTGACCAAATGTGGTAATCTTTGCAGTGACATGTGTGGAATTTAATCCTATGGATGAAAACCATTTCATCAGCGGATCGATTGATGGGAAGGTACGAATCTGGGAGATCAACGGCTGTAAAGTTACGGATTGGACTGAGAGCCGAGAGATCGTGACTGCTGTTTGCTATTACCCAAACGGGAAGGTTCGTTTGCGTTCATTTATATTCATTTATGTCCGTTTACCAAATTAAGTCCTACTAAGTACTAACAACTAAATATCCTTAAAAGTTAATATATCAACTAACGTAGATTTGTTGTCATACAACAGGGGTGCATTGTGGGAACATTAGATGGAAACTGCAGTTTCTACGACATCATAGGTATAATGTTGGATACACTTTCCATTGTTGTTGGAGATTTAATTCGATTGGATGAATCGACTAACGACTTTCTTGTTGCAGATGAACGGCTGCAGATCGACACACACACGAGTGTAATGAGCCGAAAGAAATGGCCAAGACGAATCACCGGATTCCAGTTCTGCCCAACCGACTCGAGGAAGGTTATAGTTTCATCCGCGGACTCACAAGTCCGCGTTCTTTGCGGAATCAACGTTGTCGGGAAATTCAAAGGTAAGCACAAGTCAATTACTTCACTTTACATTCACCTTTTAGACACTTGTTTCCTACGTTTAGATCACATTACCTAACACGAGTTTTATTCACACGTGTCGACAGGTAACCGGCATTCAGGAAGCCAAATGTCCGCATCCTTCACCGCAGACGGGAAACACATCGTGTCCGCAGGTGACGACTCGAACATCTACATGTGGAACCACATTAGCTCGGATAAACTTGTCACAAAGGCCAAAAGTAACTTATCTAATGAAAGTTTCTTCTCTGAAAACGCCACGGTGGCGGTCCCATGGTGCGGCATCAAAAGCATAGCCGCGGCTTTTCCATCACCGAGACCGACCACTGGCCACGACAACATTCCGAGAAGCACGATAAACTCGCCTAGAAAACCGTCTTTATCCCCGAGCCGCAGCTTTTTCTTAGAGTCCATGCTAAAGAGTCCAACCTTTCCCGCGGAAAGGCTTCCGGATCCGACTCAAGTTAGCGTTTCGCCTTCGATGCGCAAGTCCGAGTACAAGTTTCTGAGGAGTGCATATCGTAGCACGTTTGTTGCGCCGCACACGTGGGGTTTGGTGATCGTGACCGCGGGCTCGGATGGTCGAATTCGGACGTTTCTCAATTACGGGTTACCGGTCCGCCTATGATTTAAGTTTAACTAGATTGTGTAGTGTATTATTGGACATAAAAACATTTATGGTACATAAATTATATACAAGATTGGTGTAAATCTGTAGTTTTGTTGTATCATGTAATATTAAGACTCGAATGCACCATCAAAACTGCTGGGTTTCTCTTGTGTTGTTTTTTTGTAAATCTTCTCAATTTTCATGCAACTCTTTTCAAAGAAacactatttatttatttatttgtttgtttgtttatttatttatttatttgaacgCGTGAAACGTCTAGATCGTTTTATAAACTTATATATCAAGTCAAGTCGACTATGTTGGAATGGTTTTGTCAATTTCGCCGACCtactatataaaaataaaaagatgttttaatattttagaatttttaacacttaattatgttataaacttttaaaaaaaataataggtCAATTCATCTGACCCAACTTATGTGTTTTGTCCTACACTTAAAATCGTTTGTTTAAAGTGTATTTTGACCCGTTTTTCAACACGTAAATACTTTTCGTTAAAAGATGAAGTTCAAAGTTAGTATAGTAGTATTCAAAAGATATGGACAAGATTTCAACAGAAAAATATCACCTTTTTTTAAAGTTTCAGTTTTGGCCATAAACtttgatgaaaaaaaaaagtttctaTATCTTACAGTAAAAATTAATTTGAAAAGGGTTTATAGAGTAATTAACATTTTGTTTTACTCACAGGCAGAATTTACCTATGTGGGAACCAGAATGTTTGTTACAAATACTTGGATTGCTTTAAATACATTGCTTTGCTTTAGTTCCAATCAAAATCACATAATTTTGGATTAAATACTATCAAGTTGATTATATTACATGTATAGATGGATTCCCAACAATTTCAGAACTCATAAAGTGATGAAAATGATAAAAGACGACAAAAGAATGATAAAGCTGTGGGGAAAAGAAAAGTGAATCAAAAGGAAAGATGTTAGCTCATGTTTGGGGACCATTAAATCAAATTACCGACGAGTAGGGGGATTAATTAAGGATTATATTATTAAGAGACCCAAGTTTCGTATTTCTGACACCCTCTATACGAGTCGTATAGCTCTATATGACTTGTATAAGGTAATTTAAATTCTCAAAGTCAAACAAAGCCTGCGATAAGAGTCACATGTAAACCCTATATGAGCCATCTAGGGCTGGCTATACGACTCGTAATAAGTACgagtgaaggggtatggtcccagatctcgcgtcagcattgaccgcgagtgaccattacccttatcaaaacccccactagctaacaacctacttgtgcccatgcgggaacgcgtcggcacaagggttgaatccaatctatctagtaaacgaaggaggacttacatggaacatgagaacggtagagtgatgcgacatagcatcacatctggtgtatgaaaacggaagtattcacagcgatgcggcatcgcaccgcatcctgtgaacacttctatcaatacaagaaagccttaccttaggcatagaagaagatgaacgtaacggtgcggctgacaccgcaccatacgagcattttcgtcacgacaagggatgcaggcaagacgacgatgcggctagcaccgcatctcgcgtattccttgatcacaagtaggagacgcggtaacttcagatgttaccgcacgtagcgatgcggcttgcaccgcatcctatgcactcaagcaagtgggactgacaccacagtgcaagtggcaccaatggcagttacctgtcagagctacgtaagcaatggactgacgtggcgtaacctccacaaccgacaagcctgacacacctgaaaaggtgcagcacgtcgtcagtccatccatcatcatcctccttcactcctcggctataaataccaaccccaaaccaggtttgaggtatctcttcacaactctctcactactactactatcttactttgcttcccaagcaaactactgattctcacgccggagagtggtaacaaggagcaccccccaccccatcctccttgttacgagtcacggcttgtttccttgtgcaggagatcaaccaccggtgatccagccagcgatcctcgagaggaagggattaacccttcttgacgagaccagtgtgttaaccctgcccggttaaccattgtttcatcattggcgcccaccgctactcttagcattttctaaaccatcctttttcctctctcacgatcatgactgatcaccaaaacaacactgcggataaccaaaatcccccAATCCCAtctccggtaggggtcaatgcctcgacctcccaacccggacacatcggcacgtccacacaaaggagtccctcctttatgtttggacatgacttatcacagttcccatctgtgatcccaccaggcatgaccgttcatacctgttacgagcagcaggcagccatgctgactgcagcatacaaccgcgcttgtactgaagcgaatatacgagctggacttcccccagcaccgcacacccctgttgagcgtattttacaatacgacggcaggatacattcacgcccggcttcaagaagccgacgtgaaAAACGaggatcgtcttactgttcggtccacaccctcaacgaggatgattcctcatacgggtcccacaccagaggaccggtacatacccgccttggcccccatggcgaggacaggaggcgatcaacctcccgacgcggcccaggcattcagagccgattgggcccgcaaccatacaccgaagggtacggtcataccgaccctgacgaccatagctaccgtggtgattcgcatgacaccagcagcagactgggaggacgcaactatgttcctcccagtcacccccgcaacacataccttagggcggcaaagcACCCTGCGAACGagccatacaggccaaaggcagcggccgaaaattccaagttcggcacgcggattgccaacgcccatgtcaccacgacaaagttcccattcaacgttgggaaatacagtggttcgaccgacccggacgaccacatgaacatcttcatgggcgcgggcatcaacggccagtgggatgaacccacttggtgtaattttttcccccagacccttacgggcctggccagggcatggttcgattctttgccagtgggatcactggattcattcgaggacttgcgtaccaagttcctcgcccattttagccagcaacgacgccacgaacgtgactcgttggacgtcatgaacatctggcgaagagacgacgaatcgctcgaaacattcgtcgtccgatacaataaagagtgcctggaaataggtgacgtggcagaccagatggcacgaaaccacttcatccgggccgtcaaagacagagagatgatcatgaccatctctggcaaagagggtttgcccaaaaaatgggaagatgtcatgaccgcggtcaagacatacgcccagacacagcggtcacttgAACCGCATGTGACGAAGGCAAAGCCCCAAAccgaaacatcccaccaagggtccaagcgcaacaataaacgcaaccgggacgttggaaatcgcgatatttccaaaccgtatttcccgcgaaccaacacgttcgacccaaagaactacaaccccgcccgagacagtcgggcgtcaaaaagagattctcgggaccgcaactgtaccgagatcaccatgtcgccaagtgaggtcctccttgcggacccacagttcttgcgaccggcccaaccaatgaagtccaagaaaaatcaggacctcacactctactgtgagtaccacaaggactcgggccacaccaccaacaactgcatcagtctccgactggagattgagcgcgccttaaaggaggggaaactgcaacatcttttgccaggtgggcaaaaacccaccaagcgcattacccctcatggcgaaggtacctcctccgggaagagaaccatgcacgtggcttccacccacatgatccacggaggcaagggcaggccgcgcaaagcggcgagaaggccggaatgtgactggaaagacgagcaagtcgtctttccaaaagtccgagtcggaccgcgcgataggcgcgccgtcgtcatttcaggccaactggcacattactgcaccgagcgtctattcatcgacccgggcagtacatctgatataatctacgaacaatgcttcaaccagttcgaccaggaggacaaagatcggttgcaagcggtagattacccgttaaccgggttcgcaggggaaactgtctttcccctaggccagattactttccctgtgcgtctttccagcggaaaccgcacaaggacagaagaggtaaacttcatggttctACCTCACatctccagatatgacgtactcctcgggagagaatcccaaggagatttcaatatgattacgtccgtcccccactctgcggttggtttcccaaccgaaacgggggtcgcgataatctatgcccgcagggacgtcatgatgtcggacgaagtacgttcgaccaaggtcgcaaggcccactcccaacgaACAACCAGAAAagtgggttctcaacgcgagatacccagaacaaaaggtcacgttgggtcacgccttatccccgaccacaaaagcgcaactgaagcagcttctcttcaggaaccaggacatcttcgcgtggacacccgcagacatgaccggggtcccacgtgatattgcgcaacatcacttgaataccttgccaggtattaagccagtgatccaaggccaacgccaccttgagtcagctaaaaatcaggcgatgcaagagcagatcgaagaactgctctccgcaggcatcctgcgggaagtcaaataccagacgtggttatccaacccagtcatggtagaaaaaccgtccgggggctggcgcatgtgcgtcgattacaaggaccttaacaaagcctgccccaaggattgttacgcgcttccagaaatcgacgaaaaagtcgataatctttcaccattcaggtggaagtgtttcctcgattgctacaaagggtaccatcaagtacaaatggcaatcgaggatgaagacaaaacggcattccggacccccaccggaaattactgctacacaaaaatgccgtttgggttgcgcaacgcgggctcaacctaccaaaagttgatgaacgacactttccgcggccaaataagcaaaagtgtcgaaatctacatggacgacctggtcgtcatgagcatggaagaagataccatgctcacagatatcgaaagaacattccaaactctgcgcagcgttaacataaagctcaatccaggaaaatgctcgtttggaatggaagaaggcaaattccttgggttcatcgtcactaaagatggattcaaggtaaacccggagaaagtccaggcgatcgagcgcatgccatcgccttcatcgatgaaggatatgcaacggctagccggcaggctagcggcacttaacagattcttagccaaccacgcagctaagtcttatccgctcatcaagaccctgcggagctgttcaaagaaagaacaattccagtggaccgcagaggctgaacaggcttttcgggaaatgaaggagtgtttgatacaactcccaactctaaccgcaccacgcaaagatgagccactcatattatacctatccgccgcggataacgcggtgggtgcggtattaatagtggagcgaaagggggttcaaacacccatctattatatcagcaagatgctcaacgacccagagacgagatactcaataatggagaaattggtgctagcattagtgcacgcttcaagacggttgcgacgctacttcgtaaaccacgtcatcacagtgctaaccaattacaggatcggcccgatcctatccaaacccgacatctctgggagattagcaaaatgggcaatcgagctgggcgcgcacacgatacactataaaccgcgccccgcgattaaaggccagatcttagctgatttcgccgccgaagtaccggtgaatcgcatccaagaatgcgaagaagcacaaactcctacACCAACGCCATCCTCCTCCGAGACATGGGCACTATTCACAGATGGAGCCTCCAACGACGAaggtgcgggtgcaggtctgcgactcgtcagccctgacggccaagagcttacatatgcaatccacctcgaattcaaaagcacaaacaacgaggcagaatatgaagccctgttagcggggctacgtttagcagtcaaaatcggcgtgcaacatctggaagcacacgtcgactctttgttagttgcaggccaagtacgcggcgactatgccgcaaaaggggatatcatgatcctctacctcgagcaagccctgcaactaaaatccaaattcgcttcgttcaatattcgccatattaatcgaagcgaaaacaagtccgcagatgcactatcaaaacttgcatctaccagcttccaacacttggcaaaggagatacgcatcgaaatcctgcaaaatccttcggtacccccgcgccaagtcaacgtcattcaatacggttcaacatcatggatgacacctattatcgcatatctacagtcaggtgtgactcccgaaagcaaatcagaagcgcgcaagctacaatacaaagcgtgccattatcaaatgggagacggtatcttgtaccgcaaatcatacctcgggccactactacgatgcgtcaacccccaggatgccacatacctcatccgagagatacacgagggcatatgtggcatacatgctggaccacgcatggtagtggccaaaatcatgaatgccgggtattactggcccggcatgcacctggacgccgtcaaagagttgcgcaagtgcattgactgtcaacgtcatgctccaaaaaccttgcggccaaagaacaaattagtccccgtcacaactgcatggccctttcagaaatgggcaattgacgtggtGGGACCATTCCCTGACGCTCCgggtgcggttaaatttatcatagtagcggttgattacttcacaaaatgggtagaagcgaaaccactcgcctcaaccactgctatgataacgaggaagttcatttgggaacacatcatctgccgtttcggtttaccaatgtgcattgtcaccgataacggcaccaacttcgctgccgacgaattccaaaaatggctaaaagaactacatattgatcacatattctcatcagtcgcacacccgcaagggaacggccaagttgagagtatcaataaaatcctagtcgaagggatcaaggcgcggttgggaacggccaggcgtggctgggtcgatgaactcccaagtatcttatgggctcaccgtacaagcccaaaaacaagcaatggggaaacacccttcagcctagtctacggttcagaagcggtgatccccgcagaagtaggtctcccctctcctagaatgttggctattgaaaaactagacaacaacatggtacgcaggatcgatttggacctcttggaagaaaggcgcgaaaacgctgccatcaatgaggccaaatataaatccaaacttgaaaagtactacaacgcgcgcgtccgcgtttgtactttcaacccaggagactacgtcctacgcgacaatgaggcatctaatgccg
Coding sequences:
- the LOC110930215 gene encoding uncharacterized WD repeat-containing protein C3H5.08c, producing the protein MKMSGGSDIEDDFFDAREMFAVLSDSDTERSSDECSTSASGLKYDDWMGNFDSVNERRNRFIRSVGLSSKWVVKDEEIEPEKDGFRGGFDEAKEAKPEFVEQSLEVDDACLIRQPSLSCWSNLPIELAPSGSVKEKMKIDDHQDELDEDASMKQSFDFRSTSQRSLKDGENFPNSCLLDRRKKGKKGWLQKLNVMAHLIDHQEPTATISDGVTCNREILVQTHKKKSKELSSVYATQEFPAHTGSISALKFSHDGRYLASAGLDGVVRVWAVHEQEDTKEYDIVGNDSSVYFSTNHLSELAPIKVDKEKHRKIKKSSELTCVILPPKVFRILEKPIHEFHGHTGEILALSWSKKGYLLSSSVDKTVRLWQIGHGECLKVFMHNNFVTCVEFNPMDENHFISGSIDGKVRIWEINGCKVTDWTESREIVTAVCYYPNGKGCIVGTLDGNCSFYDIIDERLQIDTHTSVMSRKKWPRRITGFQFCPTDSRKVIVSSADSQVRVLCGINVVGKFKGNRHSGSQMSASFTADGKHIVSAGDDSNIYMWNHISSDKLVTKAKSNLSNESFFSENATVAVPWCGIKSIAAAFPSPRPTTGHDNIPRSTINSPRKPSLSPSRSFFLESMLKSPTFPAERLPDPTQVSVSPSMRKSEYKFLRSAYRSTFVAPHTWGLVIVTAGSDGRIRTFLNYGLPVRL